Proteins encoded in a region of the Rhizophagus irregularis chromosome 24, complete sequence genome:
- a CDS encoding uncharacterized protein (SECRETED:cutsite_IES-LD; SECRETED:prob_0.3462); SECRETED:SignalP(1-22), with amino-acid sequence MKFILMFILIIVAFSNFAAIESLDWKRDESRTPSTKKTLKNSPLVSRALVCPSGTYECNDSEGGCCSYGTTCLPNFKCSSGNPIATSNGIILEKSSTISQMLSVVLAYLYLV; translated from the coding sequence ATGAAGTTTATTTTGATGTTTATTCTCATCATTGTAGCTTTCAGCAATTTCGCTGCAATAGAGTCCTTGGATTGGAAAAGAGATGAATCACGTACTCCCTCCACTAAAAAAACGCTTAAAAATTCACCTTTGGTGTCAAGGGCATTAGTTTGTCCATCCGGAACTTATGAATGTAACGATAGTGAAGGAGGATGCTGCTCATACGGCACAACCTGTTTACCTAACTTCAAATGCAGTAGTGGAAACCCTATCGCAACTAGTAATGGgattatattagaaaagtCATCAACTATCTCACAAATGCTCTCTGTTGTATTAGCTTACTTGtatttagtttaa